One window from the genome of Garra rufa chromosome 1, GarRuf1.0, whole genome shotgun sequence encodes:
- the pick1 gene encoding PRKCA-binding protein: protein MFTDMDYELEEDKLGIPTVPGTVTLKKDSQNLIGISIGGGAQFCPCLYIVQVFDNTPASLDGTVAAGDEITGVNGKPVKGKTKVEVAKMIQAVQGEVVIQYNKLQADPKQGKSLDIVLKKVKHRLVENMSSGTADALGLSRAILCNDGLVKRLEELEKTAELYKGLMEHTKRLLRAFYELSQTHRAFGDVFSVIGVREPQAAASEAFVKFAEAHRNMEKFGIQLLKTIKPMLHDLNTYLHKAIPDTKLTIRKYLDVKFEYLSYCLKVKEMDDEEYSCIALGDPLYRVSTGNYEYRLILRCRQEARARFAKMRKDVLEKIELLDQKHVQDIVFQLQRFVSGMSHYYDDCYAVLKEADVFPIEVDLSRTTINYSGQSLSYEDEEEEETSRGEEDAPQTENGAEKLIDDE, encoded by the exons ATGTTCACAGACATGGACTATGAGCTGGAGGAGGACAAACT TGGGATTCCTACAGTTCCTGGAACAGTGACTCTGAAGAAAGACTCACAGAACCTGATTGGCATCAGTATTGGGGGCGGAGCACAGTTTTGTCCATGTCTTTACATCGTACAG GTGTTTGATAACACTCCGGCCTCTCTGGATGGGACTGTGGCCGCTGGCGATGAGATCACAGGAGTAAACGGCAAACCGGTGAAAGGAAAGACTAAAGTAGAGGTGGCCAAGATGATCCAGGCAGTGCAG GGTGAAGTCGTGATCCAGTATAATAAACTGCAAGCCGACCCGAAGCAGGGAAAGTCTCTGGACATCG tgCTGAAGAAGGTGAAGCATCGTCTGGTGGAGAACATGAGTTCAGGAACCGCAGACGCTCTGGGACTCAGCAGAGCCATTCTGTGCAACG ACGGTTTGGTGAAGAGGCTGGAGGAGCTGGAGAAAACTGCTGAACTTTATAAAG gaCTCATGGAGCACACAAAGAGACTGTTAAGAGCTTTCTATGAGCTCTCGCAGACTCACAGAg CGTTTGGCGACGTGTTTTCTGTCATCGGTGTGCGTGAGCCTCAGGCCGCCGCCAGCGAAGCCTTCGTGAAGTTTGCTGAAGCTCATCGAAACATGGAGAAGTTCGGCATCCAGCTGCTGAAGACCATCAAACCT atgCTGCATGATCTGAACACGTATCTTCACAAAGCGATTCCTGACACCAAACTCACCATCCGCAAATACCTGGACGTCAAGTTTGAGTATTTG tcGTACTGTCTGAAGGTGAAGGAGATGGATGATGAAGAGTACAGCTGTATC gCGTTGGGCGACCCGTTATACCGCGTCAGCACCGGTAACTACGAATACCGTTTGATTCTGCGCTGTCGACAGGAAGCTCGTGCACGATTCGCCAAGATGCGCAAGGACGTTCTGGAGAAAATCGAACTTCTAGATCAGAAACATG TCCAGGATATCGTGTTCCAGCTGCAGCGTTTCGTCTCGGGCATGTCACACTATTACGACGACTGCTACGCCGTGCTGAAAGAGGCAGACGTGTTCCCCATCGAGGTGGATCTGTCCCGCACCACGATCAACTACAGCGGACAGAGTCTGTCATACGAGGACGAGGAGGAGGAAGAGACGAGCAGGGGAGAGGAAGACGCTCCGCAGACTGAGAACGGAGCTGAGAAACTCATCGACGACGAGTGA